In a single window of the Papaver somniferum cultivar HN1 chromosome 8, ASM357369v1, whole genome shotgun sequence genome:
- the LOC113301687 gene encoding uncharacterized protein LOC113301687, translating to MAFINNKSKKQPIPSSQFMSIRTILLLILLFTILALSFVLQTPNSPDSCIPSSSSATQTSPFSGDLRYARFAWNRLPLVDDRPPPTILKIAVFSRKWPFSSAPGGMERHALTLYTALARRGHNIHVYTSPPSTKTDRLSASPTSSPQIHFHEGEKGQWHYNLAWAQFDAENRREPFDVVHSESVALPHWLARELPNLAVSWHGIALESVQSSIYQDLTRKEDEPMSSSFNQSMYGVIPKVLKEIRFFKNYANHVAISDSCGEMLRDVYQIPNNRVHVILNGVDEDDFVYDMKLGKQFRDKVGVPQNASLVLGIAGRLVKDKGHPLLHEAFYRLLTKRRDVYLIVAGSGPWEGRYRDLGPQVIVLGSMKPSELRGFYNSIDVFVNPTLRPQGLDLTLMEAMLSGKPILASRFPSIKGTIVVDDEFGFMFSPNVESLLESIEIVVKEGKERLARRGKACMKYARAMFTARKMALTYERMFLCMKNVAFCQYPLKSD from the coding sequence ATGGCTTTCATCAATAACAAATCCAAGAAGCAACCAATTCCTTCTTCTCAATTCATGAGTATCAGAACTATCCTCTTGCTCATTCTTCTCTTTACAATTCTAGCTCTTTCCTTTGTCCTACAAACCCCTAATTCCCCCGACTCATGCATACCCTCATCTTCCTCCGCCACTCAAACAAGCCCTTTTTCTGGGGATCTCCGTTATGCTCGATTCGCTTGGAACCGGCTGCCGCTAGTCGATGATCGTCCACCTCCGACAATACTCAAAATTGCTGTTTTCTCTCGAAAATGGCCTTTTAGCTCTGCCCCGGGTGGTATGGAACGCCATGCGCTAACTTTATACACAGCTCTTGCTCGTCGTGGTCACAATATTCATGTTTACACTTCACCTCCTTCAACTAAAACTGACCGTCTCAGTGCAAGTCCGACGTCTTCCCCACAAATTCATTTCCACGAAGGAGAAAAGGGACAATGGCATTACAACCTAGCATGGGCTCAATTCGACGCTGAAAATAGGCGTGAGCCGTTTGATGTCGTCCACTCTGAGAGCGTGGCACTTCCTCATTGGCTAGCACGCGAGCTTCCGAACTTAGCCGTGTCATGGCACGGTATTGCCCTGGAAAGTGTACAATCAAGTATTTACCAAGATTTGACCAGGAAGGAAGATGAACCCATGTCAAGTTCTTTTAATCAGAGTATGTATGGAGTGATTCCTAAAGTTCTGAAGGAAATTAGATTCTTTAAAAACTATGCAAATCATGTTGCTATTAGTGATAGTTGTGGAGAGATGTTAAGAGATGTTTATCAAATACCAAACAATAGAGTTCATGTGATTTTAAATGGAGTTGATGAAGATGACTTCGTGTATGATATGAAGTTAGGAAAACAATTCAGGGATAAAGTTGGTGTCCCACAAAATGCAAGTTTAGTACTTGGAATTGCAGGAAGATTGGTAAAAGACAAGGGTCATCCTCTACTTCATGAAGCCTTCTACAGGTTGCTCACTAAGCGTCGAGACGTCTACTTGATTGTCGCTGGATCCGGACCGTGGGAAGGAAGATACAGAGATCTGGGTCCTCAAGTTATCGTCTTAGGGTCGATGAAACCAAGCGAATTACGAGGTTTTTATAATTCAATTGATGTTTTTGTAAATCCTACTTTACGACCTCAAGGACTTGATCTGACGTTGATGGAAGCTATGTTAAGTGGAAAACCAATTCTAGCATCAAGATTTCCGAGTATTAAAGGAACAATAGTTGTTGATGATGAATTTGGCTTTATGTTTTCGCCAAATGTTGAGTCACTGTTAGAATCGATAGAAATTGTGgtgaaagaaggaaaagaaagactaGCCAGAAGAGGAAAAGCATGTATGAAGTACGCCCGTGCTATGTTCACTGCTAGGAAAATGGCATTAACTTACGAGAGAATGTTCCTTTGCATGAAAAATGTGGCATTTTGTCAATACCCTTTAAAATCAGACTAG